Proteins co-encoded in one Flavobacterium fluviale genomic window:
- a CDS encoding alpha/beta fold hydrolase: MKTLISTLSLLCIFTFSNPLSAQSKRAAASAGRLEFIEVEPNVKLHVTDLGEGQPIVLIHGWPLNDAMYEYQYQYFVEKGFRVIGISMRGFGKSDRPYGKYDFDVFSDDIKVVLEKLKINNAVLGGFSMGGAVVIHYMAKYNGAHVSKLALFAAAAPSWKQREGYPYGASDEAAAGLIQTTRTNRQQLIEDFGKAFAASENAISAGMAQWLASINSDASPYATTQSIIALRDLDLRPALSKINVSVAIFHGTKDKLCDFVFAEQLHKGLKNSYIVKFENSGHALFIEEMEKFNTELEKFAKK, from the coding sequence ATGAAAACACTTATTTCAACATTAAGCCTTTTATGTATCTTTACTTTCAGCAACCCACTATCTGCTCAATCAAAAAGAGCCGCAGCGTCTGCCGGAAGATTAGAATTTATTGAAGTTGAACCAAATGTAAAACTTCATGTAACAGACCTTGGAGAAGGACAACCTATTGTATTAATACACGGATGGCCTTTAAATGATGCAATGTATGAATATCAATATCAATATTTCGTTGAAAAAGGTTTTAGGGTGATTGGAATATCAATGAGAGGATTTGGAAAATCTGACAGACCTTACGGGAAATATGATTTTGACGTTTTCTCAGATGACATCAAGGTAGTATTAGAAAAACTTAAAATAAACAATGCCGTACTTGGCGGTTTTTCTATGGGCGGTGCAGTTGTAATACATTATATGGCAAAATATAATGGAGCACATGTGAGCAAACTGGCACTTTTTGCTGCTGCAGCACCTTCGTGGAAACAGCGTGAAGGTTATCCTTATGGCGCATCTGATGAAGCAGCTGCTGGATTAATACAGACAACAAGAACAAACAGACAGCAATTGATTGAAGATTTTGGTAAAGCGTTTGCGGCATCTGAAAATGCAATATCTGCAGGTATGGCTCAATGGCTGGCGAGTATCAATTCTGATGCATCTCCTTACGCAACAACCCAGTCTATAATAGCATTACGTGATCTTGATTTACGTCCTGCCTTATCTAAAATCAATGTGTCTGTAGCAATATTTCATGGAACTAAAGATAAACTATGTGATTTTGTCTTCGCAGAGCAATTGCACAAAGGTCTAAAAAACTCCTACATTGTAAAGTTTGAGAACAGCGGACACGCACTTTTTATTGAAGAAATGGAAAAATTTAATACAGAGCTTGAAAAGTTTGCAAAAAAATAA
- a CDS encoding condensation domain-containing protein: MTKHQNRTLGAFEKTFWLLDQIDSKDFALAAEVEGRESADEWRKAVNLVQKRHPNLTARIGIDEFKRPYIEHVDSLVIPLKVIEIDDDFKWEEVVEKELATRFNTQEGPLFRVIVLQKPKETVLILAANHTLADGSSLMYLFRDLLEAVTGKIPRELAPQKSNDETLGLSEDNPMRDHENSAYEFKKLDAVYPKVESIKFSSRQTSQILERARLEQTTVHGAICAAVVIAGRKLRKEWNDKKIELISPICSRKALQLDDNCGLNITTHPVYFEPEEKLSFWDIARFAKSGLNGTETKEHIENYLGFFRSLTFNSADIQKMVDILKEAFNHQIMVTNLVKVKYNTDFGKLKLKSIYGPMVRSGKGMEQTIGAVSTNGHLCLTNTSDTPITGLLAEMQTLLAEACI, translated from the coding sequence ATGACAAAACATCAAAACCGCACATTGGGTGCATTTGAAAAAACGTTCTGGCTATTGGATCAGATTGATTCTAAAGACTTTGCTCTAGCGGCAGAAGTAGAAGGCAGAGAATCTGCAGATGAATGGAGAAAGGCAGTTAATCTGGTCCAAAAGCGACATCCTAACCTTACAGCAAGAATTGGGATAGATGAGTTTAAAAGACCTTATATTGAACATGTTGACTCATTGGTTATTCCCTTGAAAGTTATAGAAATCGATGATGATTTTAAATGGGAAGAAGTGGTCGAAAAGGAATTAGCAACACGATTTAATACTCAAGAAGGACCGCTTTTTAGAGTAATTGTACTGCAAAAGCCAAAAGAAACTGTTCTGATTCTGGCTGCCAATCATACATTGGCTGATGGATCTTCTCTTATGTACTTATTCAGGGATTTATTGGAAGCTGTTACTGGCAAAATTCCGCGAGAATTAGCACCGCAGAAATCGAACGATGAAACTTTGGGACTTTCTGAGGATAATCCTATGAGAGATCATGAAAATTCGGCATATGAATTTAAAAAACTTGATGCGGTTTATCCTAAAGTTGAAAGTATTAAATTCTCAAGCAGACAAACATCTCAAATTCTAGAGCGAGCCAGACTGGAACAAACAACGGTGCATGGTGCAATTTGTGCTGCGGTCGTTATTGCAGGAAGAAAACTTCGTAAAGAGTGGAATGATAAAAAAATTGAATTAATCTCCCCTATCTGCAGCAGAAAAGCGCTTCAACTAGATGACAACTGCGGATTGAATATAACGACTCATCCCGTTTATTTTGAACCTGAAGAAAAACTATCATTCTGGGATATAGCCAGATTCGCAAAATCAGGTCTCAACGGAACCGAAACCAAAGAACATATAGAGAACTATCTTGGCTTTTTTAGATCTCTGACTTTCAACAGTGCAGATATTCAAAAAATGGTCGATATATTAAAAGAAGCATTCAATCACCAAATTATGGTTACTAATCTGGTAAAGGTGAAATACAATACGGATTTTGGAAAACTCAAACTCAAATCTATCTATGGTCCGATGGTTCGTTCTGGAAAAGGTATGGAACAGACTATTGGGGCTGTAAGCACCAACGGTCATCTTTGCCTCACCAATACAAGCGACACGCCTATTACAGGTTTATTAGCAGAAATGCAGACTTTATTGGCAGAAGCCTGTATATAA
- a CDS encoding Gfo/Idh/MocA family protein: MKKYKVGIIGYGGFGKFLHHWWSKLENIEITAISDSGGHHAHDLHSVKVYHDWQELLEDTEIEIVSIVTPPGLHSEMACAAMRAGKHVLLEKPVAITEDEAQEILQTQQQTGRVITVDHMIRYNPIIQSFIQIGKNGSLGRLRHAVVNNYAQDETLAVDHWFWNKEMSGGIFIEHGVHFFDIINALSGQHFSKVFGTSHNRNEFQKDRVAAMVLYDDGLIANYYHAFSGPGHFEQTTISLVFDLARIEIEGWMPMKGTVKALVNSKNKEQLDNIPGWIPQETLSITQLSDVSRPEGWGSDPGSTAEKKQLTYFGGIGYEVNEMISGTFEIHQTKGEVYGRCVQLILLDIIAKIENPSHQLTITLENAIEALTTAILASE, encoded by the coding sequence ATGAAAAAATATAAAGTAGGTATTATAGGTTATGGTGGATTTGGAAAATTTCTGCATCACTGGTGGTCAAAATTGGAAAACATAGAAATCACAGCTATATCCGATTCTGGTGGACATCATGCACATGACCTTCATAGCGTGAAGGTCTATCATGATTGGCAGGAACTGCTAGAAGATACAGAGATAGAAATTGTAAGTATCGTTACTCCTCCTGGACTGCATAGCGAAATGGCTTGTGCAGCTATGAGAGCTGGGAAACATGTTCTTTTGGAAAAACCAGTGGCAATTACAGAAGATGAGGCGCAGGAAATCCTGCAGACCCAGCAGCAAACGGGAAGGGTCATTACTGTGGATCATATGATTCGTTACAATCCAATAATTCAATCCTTTATACAAATAGGAAAGAACGGTTCTTTGGGCAGACTTCGCCATGCAGTGGTAAATAATTATGCCCAGGATGAAACACTGGCTGTGGATCATTGGTTTTGGAACAAAGAAATGTCCGGAGGTATTTTTATCGAGCACGGTGTTCATTTTTTTGATATCATAAATGCCTTAAGCGGCCAGCATTTTAGCAAAGTTTTTGGCACTTCACATAATCGTAATGAGTTTCAAAAAGACAGGGTTGCAGCGATGGTGCTGTATGACGACGGACTTATTGCTAATTACTACCATGCTTTTTCAGGTCCAGGCCACTTTGAACAAACTACAATAAGTCTAGTTTTTGATCTTGCGCGGATAGAAATTGAAGGCTGGATGCCAATGAAAGGAACCGTAAAGGCACTTGTCAATTCAAAAAACAAAGAACAGCTAGATAATATTCCAGGCTGGATCCCTCAAGAAACGCTGTCAATAACACAATTAAGTGATGTCTCCAGACCAGAGGGCTGGGGAAGTGATCCAGGATCTACAGCTGAAAAAAAGCAATTGACCTACTTTGGGGGAATAGGTTATGAGGTTAATGAAATGATTTCAGGGACTTTTGAAATTCACCAGACTAAGGGAGAAGTATATGGCAGATGCGTGCAGTTAATTCTATTAGACATCATTGCTAAAATAGAAAATCCAAGCCACCAGCTTACTATCACCCTTGAGAATGCCATTGAGGCATTGACAACTGCAATTTTGGCTTCAGAGTAG
- a CDS encoding PAS domain S-box protein gives MGLNNIESEFLFLKNGGEAGALIREIKWEDNPLGNIDLWPESLRTALGIMLRSNVPMFLVWGSEKLFFYNDSFHPFTKNHETAGKAITEALGPEWHTAIEAVKAILDEDSGIVESNIAVKVKRNNVMQQVYLTASYSPIFTQNHTEKGVLVTCIENSAVIPDVVAPGSLRSQLNSLLMQANAGIAQADISGRVIEVNDHYCQMLGYSREEILKMNVGQLTHPDDFQRNKILLQECILHGKDFTITKRYVCKDGSHIWVNNSISIVADAEGKKYITAIAIDITSEKEKEEQLAASELRFETLIKKAPVGTALLKGSELYIELANDVMLEYWSKDKEIIGEKLTDVFKESYNEEFYKTITKAYKTGEEYKINGYEIQTGKSDSKQYLDYSLTPLVDQTGKVYAVLVMSSDVTAAIKAQQDITAKQNELAAIFEQSPVAIATISTEKDLVFQSANTFYGELVGRKAESIIGKPLLEALPELKGQGFDDLLREVIRSGDAFIAKEVEVELKRDGQLTTIYVDLTYQIHRNASGEANSVLVVAVDVTQQVLNRREVEESEARLQNLIAAAPAGIGLFVGRDLIIEYPNQTFIDIVGKGPGIKGLPLREAMPELITEGQAYLKILDDIFTTGVPFISPASLVKIVQNGVLNNNYYNISYTPLRNKSGEVYAILDIAIDVTPQVLAQQAMEESEAHLQLLKDTVPAMIFYLDQHQRYQSYNSVFMDWFSIGAQEAIGKTVQEFIGDFAYEKTRAHLELAYSGKQQKYEMFAPSRMGEKRWLSIVYTPHKNNEGTVIGMIVHAMDITQSKVTEMALRESESRLRSVLAAAPVSISVFAGDDLIIENANEPFIKNVSKDTAIEGKPLSNVLTEESSQKYIKAVQEVYQSGISFTANGTSGIHTKETEPHYHNITLTPLLDNSGKVYAVLHVSSDVTAEINAMKKIEQAEAALRSAVEVAQLGTWSMDASTGIATISNRHAVMFGLTDTILPSEKVRALIKKSDYQRVTEAFFAALQPNSKGTYEAEYRIIHGITGQEKVIHAVGQTYFDLDGKPVMISGTAQDITIHRELQLELESEVQLRTKELADVLQDLKASNLDLEQSNYALKHSNEELAQFAYVASHDLQEPLRKIQIFAGMLQEEKSSRDPKLILQKITSAAARMSQLISDLLSFSRLIEPEKTLQPVDLSVVLKSVCDDFELVTAEKNAGIIIENLPVVQAVGLQMNQLFYNLMSNALKFTNPERAPRIKVSSVQVSHLYAAQFTDSPLIEGNYHHISFSDNGIGFQDDYSNKIFEIFKRLHGQTIFPGSGIGLALCRRIVLNHQGVLYAESDYGNGSTFHIFLPELEAGKQPV, from the coding sequence GTGGGGTTAAACAACATAGAATCTGAATTTCTATTTTTAAAGAATGGAGGAGAAGCAGGTGCCCTTATAAGGGAAATAAAATGGGAAGATAATCCATTAGGAAATATAGATCTATGGCCTGAGAGCCTGCGCACAGCACTGGGAATTATGCTGCGTTCCAATGTCCCAATGTTTCTGGTATGGGGAAGCGAAAAATTATTTTTTTATAATGACTCATTCCACCCCTTCACAAAAAATCATGAAACGGCAGGTAAAGCAATAACGGAAGCCTTGGGGCCCGAGTGGCATACGGCTATTGAAGCAGTTAAAGCTATACTTGATGAGGATTCGGGTATAGTAGAATCCAATATTGCTGTTAAGGTGAAAAGGAATAATGTTATGCAGCAAGTATATCTTACCGCTTCCTATAGTCCTATTTTTACTCAAAACCATACTGAAAAAGGAGTTCTGGTTACCTGTATTGAAAATTCAGCAGTTATTCCAGATGTAGTAGCCCCAGGATCACTAAGATCGCAGCTCAACAGCCTACTTATGCAGGCCAATGCTGGGATTGCTCAGGCGGATATCAGCGGCCGTGTTATTGAGGTGAATGATCATTACTGTCAAATGCTAGGCTATAGCCGCGAAGAAATACTGAAGATGAATGTGGGACAGCTTACGCATCCTGATGATTTTCAGCGTAATAAAATACTATTGCAGGAATGTATTTTACATGGAAAAGATTTTACAATTACCAAACGTTATGTATGCAAAGATGGATCACACATCTGGGTAAATAATAGTATTTCTATTGTAGCGGATGCCGAGGGGAAAAAATATATAACAGCCATTGCCATCGATATCACTTCGGAAAAAGAAAAAGAAGAACAGCTGGCCGCTAGTGAATTACGTTTTGAAACACTGATTAAAAAAGCTCCCGTAGGAACGGCATTATTAAAAGGCAGCGAATTGTATATCGAGCTGGCTAATGATGTAATGCTAGAGTATTGGAGCAAAGACAAAGAGATCATAGGGGAGAAATTAACCGATGTATTTAAAGAGTCTTACAATGAAGAGTTTTACAAAACAATCACAAAAGCCTATAAAACCGGAGAAGAATATAAAATTAACGGATACGAAATACAGACAGGAAAATCGGATTCTAAACAATATCTGGATTACTCACTTACACCATTAGTGGATCAAACAGGCAAGGTGTATGCTGTTTTAGTGATGTCTTCGGATGTTACAGCGGCAATAAAAGCCCAACAGGATATCACTGCAAAGCAGAATGAGCTGGCCGCTATATTTGAACAGTCACCCGTGGCTATTGCTACTATTAGTACAGAGAAGGATTTGGTGTTTCAAAGTGCCAATACGTTTTATGGCGAACTGGTAGGCAGGAAGGCAGAATCTATTATTGGAAAACCGCTCTTAGAGGCGCTTCCTGAATTAAAGGGACAAGGTTTTGATGATCTGCTTAGGGAAGTGATACGTTCTGGTGATGCTTTTATTGCCAAAGAGGTTGAAGTCGAACTGAAGCGGGACGGACAGCTGACCACAATTTATGTGGATCTTACTTATCAAATTCACCGAAATGCATCGGGAGAAGCGAATAGTGTTTTAGTTGTAGCTGTAGACGTCACACAACAGGTACTGAACCGTCGTGAAGTTGAGGAAAGTGAGGCTAGATTACAGAACTTAATAGCCGCCGCTCCTGCGGGAATAGGTTTGTTTGTGGGGCGTGATCTTATAATAGAATATCCGAACCAGACTTTTATCGATATTGTAGGGAAGGGTCCTGGAATTAAAGGACTGCCTTTAAGGGAAGCAATGCCGGAACTCATCACCGAAGGTCAGGCATACCTAAAGATACTCGATGATATTTTTACAACAGGAGTTCCTTTTATCTCACCGGCATCCCTGGTTAAAATAGTACAGAACGGGGTACTAAACAATAATTATTATAATATTTCTTATACGCCGCTGCGTAATAAGTCAGGAGAGGTTTATGCGATTTTAGATATTGCTATCGACGTTACCCCGCAGGTATTAGCACAGCAGGCAATGGAAGAAAGTGAAGCTCATCTGCAATTATTGAAAGACACCGTTCCTGCAATGATTTTTTATCTTGATCAGCACCAGCGTTATCAAAGTTATAACAGTGTTTTTATGGACTGGTTCTCGATAGGGGCACAGGAAGCTATTGGTAAGACAGTCCAGGAATTTATTGGCGATTTCGCTTATGAAAAAACACGCGCCCATCTAGAACTTGCCTATAGCGGAAAGCAGCAGAAATATGAAATGTTTGCACCGTCAAGAATGGGCGAGAAAAGATGGCTGAGCATTGTTTATACACCTCATAAAAATAATGAAGGAACCGTAATTGGTATGATTGTACATGCGATGGATATTACACAGAGCAAGGTAACGGAAATGGCACTTAGGGAGAGCGAATCCCGACTCCGATCCGTATTGGCTGCGGCACCTGTTTCCATTAGTGTATTTGCAGGTGATGATCTTATAATTGAAAATGCCAATGAGCCCTTTATAAAAAATGTAAGCAAGGATACTGCTATAGAGGGAAAGCCGCTTAGTAATGTTCTAACAGAGGAAAGCTCACAAAAATATATCAAAGCCGTTCAGGAAGTATATCAGTCGGGAATTAGTTTTACGGCGAATGGAACGTCAGGAATACACACTAAGGAAACAGAACCTCATTATCATAATATTACGCTTACGCCCTTATTGGACAATAGCGGGAAAGTGTATGCAGTGCTTCATGTAAGTTCGGATGTGACTGCCGAAATAAACGCCATGAAAAAAATAGAACAGGCCGAAGCCGCACTTCGATCTGCTGTTGAAGTAGCGCAGCTGGGTACTTGGTCAATGGATGCATCTACAGGCATAGCCACGATTTCAAATCGTCATGCTGTGATGTTTGGTCTCACTGATACCATTCTGCCATCTGAAAAGGTAAGGGCTTTGATAAAAAAATCTGATTATCAAAGAGTAACGGAAGCGTTTTTTGCAGCTCTTCAACCTAATTCGAAAGGGACATATGAAGCTGAATACAGGATAATTCATGGAATTACGGGACAGGAAAAGGTTATTCATGCCGTGGGGCAGACTTATTTTGATTTGGATGGAAAACCTGTAATGATCAGCGGTACAGCCCAAGATATTACGATTCATAGGGAATTACAGCTGGAATTGGAAAGTGAGGTGCAGCTCAGAACAAAAGAACTGGCGGATGTTCTTCAAGATCTTAAAGCATCAAATTTAGACCTGGAGCAATCTAATTACGCTTTAAAACATTCCAATGAAGAACTAGCACAGTTTGCCTATGTGGCCAGCCATGATCTTCAGGAACCGCTGCGTAAAATTCAAATTTTTGCAGGAATGCTTCAGGAAGAAAAATCCAGCAGAGATCCCAAATTAATACTGCAGAAAATTACTTCAGCGGCCGCGCGTATGAGTCAGCTTATTTCAGACCTGCTTAGTTTCTCACGTCTTATTGAGCCTGAGAAAACGTTACAGCCGGTGGACTTATCTGTAGTTTTAAAAAGTGTTTGTGATGATTTTGAATTGGTTACTGCTGAGAAAAATGCTGGGATAATAATTGAAAATCTTCCAGTAGTACAGGCCGTCGGTCTGCAGATGAACCAGCTGTTTTATAATCTGATGAGTAATGCTCTGAAATTTACCAATCCAGAGAGAGCCCCGCGCATAAAAGTAAGTTCCGTTCAGGTATCTCATCTCTATGCGGCCCAGTTCACAGATTCCCCATTGATAGAAGGCAACTATCATCATATTTCTTTTAGTGATAACGGAATTGGATTTCAGGATGATTACAGTAACAAGATTTTTGAAATTTTTAAAAGACTCCATGGACAGACTATTTTTCCAGGAAGCGGAATTGGTCTTGCTTTATGCAGAAGAATTGTCTTAAACCATCAGGGAGTTTTGTACGCAGAATCTGATTATGGAAACGGCAGTACTTTTCATATTTTTCTGCCTGAGCTTGAAGCAGGAAAACAACCTGTTTAA
- a CDS encoding Crp/Fnr family transcriptional regulator, with protein MYAIFFKHLEKKIHLSESEKELIKSFFVPKKLKKKQFLVVEGYNCTYMAFVSKGLLKAYNVDEKGTEHINQFAPEGWWTSDMNSFFSGEASFYSIDAMEDSDLLLITSKDFENLTLQVPIMDRYFRLLFQNSLITKERRLISSNTHTAEEKYQHILKNNPDLIKRVPQNLLASYLGLSAETLSRLKKNASRKE; from the coding sequence ATGTACGCTATATTTTTCAAACATCTAGAGAAAAAGATTCATCTATCAGAATCAGAAAAGGAGCTGATAAAGTCTTTCTTTGTGCCTAAAAAGCTGAAGAAAAAACAATTTTTGGTAGTTGAAGGTTATAACTGTACCTATATGGCATTTGTTTCTAAAGGGCTTTTAAAAGCTTATAATGTTGATGAGAAAGGCACTGAACATATCAACCAGTTTGCTCCCGAGGGATGGTGGACTTCAGACATGAATAGTTTTTTCAGCGGTGAAGCTTCTTTTTACAGTATAGATGCCATGGAGGATTCTGATCTTCTTTTAATTACCAGTAAAGATTTTGAAAACCTGACACTGCAGGTTCCAATTATGGATCGTTATTTCAGGCTGCTTTTTCAAAACAGTTTGATTACAAAAGAGCGAAGATTAATAAGTTCAAATACTCATACTGCAGAAGAGAAGTACCAGCATATTTTAAAAAATAACCCTGATTTAATTAAACGTGTTCCTCAGAATCTACTTGCCTCGTACCTTGGTCTCTCTGCGGAAACCCTCAGCCGTCTTAAAAAGAATGCCAGTAGAAAGGAATAA
- a CDS encoding SDR family oxidoreductase: MNSQQSIKSNTAGTIALVVGATGITGSNLALKLLENKWTVFGLSRSQKDDIDGLIPIAADLLDENSLAAALKDISPTHVFFTTWMRNDTEEENIRINSAMIRNLLHVLSFKKCVKHVSLVTGLKHYLGPFDAYAKAGTLPETPLREEMTRLDVPNFYYAQEDEVYKAASRDGFTWNVHRPHTVIGKAVGNAMNMGTTLAVYASICKIEGLPFIWPGSEAQWNGLSDVTDVEILAEQILWAATTPEAQNEAFNITNGDVFRWKWLWPKIAQWFEIDFEGYTGTVKPLEVLLSRKQPIWNEIAKDNKLVENDLSRLASAWHTDLDLGRPLEVMTDMSKSRKLGFTVYKSTKDSFFELFNLLRNDKIIP; this comes from the coding sequence ATGAATTCTCAACAATCAATTAAATCGAATACAGCCGGCACCATTGCTTTAGTTGTAGGAGCCACTGGAATTACAGGAAGCAATCTGGCTTTAAAACTTTTAGAAAACAAATGGACTGTTTTTGGACTATCCCGCAGTCAAAAAGATGATATTGATGGTCTGATTCCCATTGCAGCCGACTTATTGGACGAAAACTCATTAGCCGCAGCATTAAAAGATATTTCTCCGACTCATGTTTTTTTTACTACATGGATGCGAAATGATACAGAAGAAGAAAATATCAGGATTAACAGCGCCATGATTCGAAATCTGCTTCATGTTTTGTCCTTTAAAAAATGTGTTAAGCATGTTTCTTTGGTTACGGGTTTGAAGCATTATTTAGGTCCTTTCGATGCCTATGCTAAGGCTGGAACACTGCCAGAGACACCGCTTCGGGAAGAAATGACGCGATTAGATGTGCCTAATTTTTATTATGCTCAGGAAGATGAGGTTTACAAAGCGGCGTCAAGAGATGGATTTACATGGAATGTGCACCGACCGCATACTGTAATCGGTAAGGCTGTCGGAAATGCCATGAATATGGGAACCACATTAGCTGTTTATGCCAGTATCTGTAAAATAGAAGGGCTGCCTTTCATTTGGCCTGGATCAGAAGCACAGTGGAATGGACTCTCAGATGTCACGGATGTTGAAATTCTGGCAGAGCAAATCCTGTGGGCTGCCACAACGCCTGAAGCTCAAAATGAAGCTTTTAATATTACCAATGGAGATGTTTTTAGATGGAAGTGGCTCTGGCCTAAAATAGCTCAGTGGTTTGAAATTGATTTTGAAGGTTATACAGGTACAGTTAAGCCGCTTGAAGTATTATTAAGCCGTAAACAGCCTATTTGGAACGAAATTGCTAAGGATAATAAACTTGTTGAAAATGATTTGAGTAGGTTAGCATCGGCATGGCATACCGATCTTGATCTTGGAAGACCCTTAGAGGTAATGACTGATATGTCCAAGAGCAGAAAACTAGGATTCACTGTTTATAAGAGTACAAAAGACTCCTTTTTTGAGCTTTTCAATTTATTAAGAAACGATAAGATAATACCTTAG
- a CDS encoding TetR/AcrR family transcriptional regulator — protein sequence MDLRKDRRVQYTKKILREALFSLLNERELSEITITELCKTADVNRNTFYRHYNIPLDILLEIEDDVFEKLSAVLRKSTNMDDVILLSCQLLESDKQMSKIVFTKADGSGILSRILRSVRNNFPVENQIELTDEVKPFAEMAYQFGEKGSIAVIKNWIENDFSIPAESIAQMISYLVNKLNKL from the coding sequence ATGGATTTAAGAAAAGACAGAAGGGTTCAGTATACTAAAAAAATATTGCGTGAGGCATTATTTAGTTTACTCAACGAGAGAGAATTGAGCGAAATTACCATAACCGAATTGTGTAAAACAGCCGATGTCAACCGCAATACATTTTATCGACATTATAATATTCCACTGGATATACTACTTGAAATAGAAGATGATGTTTTTGAAAAACTCTCAGCAGTTTTGCGTAAAAGTACCAATATGGATGATGTGATACTGCTCAGCTGTCAGTTACTGGAAAGCGATAAGCAGATGAGTAAAATTGTATTTACCAAAGCGGATGGAAGCGGCATTCTGTCGCGAATCCTGAGAAGTGTTCGGAATAATTTTCCAGTTGAAAATCAAATAGAACTTACCGACGAAGTAAAGCCTTTTGCTGAAATGGCTTACCAATTTGGCGAAAAAGGAAGTATTGCTGTCATCAAAAATTGGATCGAAAATGATTTCTCTATTCCTGCTGAAAGTATTGCACAAATGATAAGTTATCTGGTAAATAAGCTCAATAAATTATAG
- a CDS encoding NAD-dependent epimerase/dehydratase family protein: MENKISRKKILLTGASGTVGFETLQHLVQHTDYEITVFDLKTQNSVKKLAPFRSRVEIVYGDISNREELLKVTQNKDATIHLAAVIPPLADIDPKMAYNVNVRGTENLIYALEQNSPDCYLIFSSSISVYGDRMKNPEISINDILQPSPGDQYGETKVLCESLIAKSKLSWSIFRLAAIMGNHKISKLMFHMPLDTPMEICTPKDTGRAFAKAIENQKKLEKQIFNLGGGEDCVITYGSFLDKMFAEFGLGEADFPQKAFAEKNFHCGILKDGEDLDTILGFRQQNLNDYFEMVRQKIHPLQKGITFIFKSMIKKWLLSQSEPYQAFKKGNVKKMNHFFNPLEKEELENVLL, from the coding sequence ATGGAAAATAAGATATCACGAAAAAAAATACTTCTGACTGGTGCCTCTGGAACTGTAGGATTTGAAACCTTGCAGCATCTGGTTCAGCATACAGATTATGAAATAACGGTTTTTGATTTAAAAACTCAAAATTCGGTAAAAAAACTGGCTCCCTTTCGATCTCGTGTAGAGATTGTATATGGCGACATCAGCAATAGAGAAGAATTGCTAAAAGTTACCCAAAATAAAGATGCAACGATCCATTTGGCAGCGGTTATTCCACCTCTTGCAGATATTGATCCAAAGATGGCTTACAATGTCAATGTGAGAGGGACCGAAAATCTTATTTACGCTCTAGAGCAGAATTCACCGGATTGTTATTTGATTTTTAGTTCCAGTATTTCAGTTTATGGTGACAGGATGAAGAATCCCGAGATCAGTATCAATGATATTTTGCAGCCCAGTCCCGGTGATCAGTATGGCGAAACAAAGGTGTTGTGTGAGTCGTTGATTGCGAAATCCAAATTATCATGGAGTATTTTTCGTCTCGCTGCAATTATGGGGAACCATAAGATATCCAAATTGATGTTTCACATGCCGCTGGATACGCCAATGGAAATCTGTACGCCAAAAGATACGGGCAGAGCTTTTGCGAAAGCAATTGAAAACCAAAAAAAACTAGAGAAGCAAATATTCAACTTAGGAGGGGGAGAGGATTGTGTTATTACTTATGGATCTTTCCTGGACAAAATGTTTGCTGAATTTGGCTTAGGCGAAGCTGATTTTCCACAAAAGGCGTTTGCAGAGAAAAATTTTCACTGCGGGATTTTAAAAGATGGTGAAGATTTAGATACTATTCTAGGTTTTCGACAGCAAAATTTGAACGATTATTTCGAGATGGTCCGCCAGAAAATTCATCCTCTCCAAAAAGGAATCACTTTCATTTTTAAAAGTATGATAAAAAAATGGCTGCTCTCACAATCAGAACCCTATCAGGCGTTTAAAAAAGGGAATGTAAAAAAAATGAATCACTTTTTTAATCCCTTAGAGAAAGAGGAGCTGGAAAACGTTCTATTGTAA